The Fusobacterium sp. genome contains a region encoding:
- a CDS encoding YibE/F family protein translates to MKKIGIAVVVTFLALLVFSGKLEGYFFKKESIGRVLTVDNSDAIVQGISKVGCQHLTVKVLTGKHKGKILEINNLLSGSIEYDEFYIEKDKVLMAVLENNGRLDGKVLSLLRMDKIAGLAFIFVILLIIYARKVGFKSLLSFAGSIIIIWEYLIPALRKGENVFIITVFALILLSALIIFLVAGFTRKGFSAFLGTMSGLFVTAALTFLFGDTFRIDGMNQPLAQSVVFSSFMSINILDIFYAAIVIGASGAAMDIAMDMTATIEELKIHNPDISRKALIKSGFNVGRSVIGTMTTTLLLAYSGGFLTLMILFMERNTTILQILNMKMVTSEIIKIIIGSIGLVVVAPITTYIASFIYSVEIKNNKNRVLRLSGIFFKEKQQGI, encoded by the coding sequence GTGAAGAAAATAGGAATAGCAGTTGTAGTGACATTCCTTGCCCTTCTAGTTTTCAGCGGAAAATTAGAAGGGTATTTCTTTAAAAAAGAAAGTATAGGAAGAGTTCTTACAGTGGATAATAGCGATGCAATAGTTCAGGGAATATCTAAAGTAGGATGTCAGCATCTTACTGTGAAGGTTCTTACAGGAAAGCATAAGGGAAAAATATTAGAAATAAATAATCTTTTAAGTGGAAGTATAGAGTATGATGAATTCTATATAGAAAAAGATAAAGTATTAATGGCAGTTTTAGAAAATAATGGAAGATTAGATGGAAAAGTATTGTCTCTCTTAAGAATGGACAAAATTGCTGGTTTAGCTTTTATATTTGTGATTCTTCTTATCATATATGCAAGGAAAGTAGGTTTTAAATCTCTTCTTTCTTTTGCAGGAAGTATTATAATAATATGGGAATATCTTATACCAGCACTTAGAAAAGGAGAAAATGTCTTTATAATAACAGTATTTGCCCTTATACTTCTTTCAGCATTGATAATATTTCTGGTAGCAGGATTTACCAGAAAGGGATTCAGTGCTTTTCTAGGAACAATGTCAGGACTTTTTGTTACTGCTGCTCTTACATTTCTTTTTGGGGATACATTCAGAATTGATGGAATGAATCAGCCTCTGGCTCAAAGTGTTGTATTTTCAAGTTTTATGAGTATAAATATTTTGGATATATTTTATGCAGCGATAGTAATAGGAGCAAGTGGAGCAGCCATGGATATAGCTATGGATATGACAGCAACTATTGAAGAATTAAAAATACATAATCCTGATATCTCCAGGAAAGCCTTGATAAAGTCAGGATTTAATGTTGGAAGATCAGTTATAGGAACAATGACAACTACTCTTTTACTTGCATATTCAGGAGGTTTTCTAACTTTAATGATACTGTTTATGGAAAGAAATACAACTATACTTCAAATATTAAATATGAAAATGGTAACCTCTGAAATTATTAAAATAATAATAGGAAGTATAGGACTGGTAGTAGTCGCACCTATTACTACTTATATAGCCTCTTTTATTTATTCTGTGGAGATAAAAAATAATAAAAATAGAGTTTTAAGATTATCAGGAATATTTTTTAAAGAAAAACAGCAGGGGATTTAA
- a CDS encoding alkaline phosphatase, translated as MNRKKMVLAGMLLMAATSFAQAKYIFYFIGDGMGAAQRQITEEYKKGVMKEDGKLLMNSLPFSAITTTYSADTLITDSAAAGTALATGHKTNNGYIAKDTKGNDLKTLLEMAQEDGRATGLVTTTRITHATPAVFASHNIDRDDENGIASDYVKSNVDYFAGGGYRHFTPKDGELSSKRKDDRNLVKEFQEKGYKTFVGQKSAGDFKNWAPKDGEKVFAAFEASHMPYEIDRKSDSPSLSVMTEKGIELLKKDKDGFFMMVEGGRIDHASHANDVMGTIYDTIAFDDALKTAYKFYKENPNDTLIVVAADHETGGMGLGFGNNYFLKLDELKNVKVSVEDILQKAYTGDRDGFFKYIADNMGLGKLTDAEKNNIVKAMDLQDKNKDASEMFGGYSPVAIAVTHIISERSGMQWTSYAHTAVQVPLAAVGKDSQNFTGFKDNTEVAKLIGKSLGKEIK; from the coding sequence ATGAACAGGAAAAAAATGGTTTTAGCAGGAATGCTGCTTATGGCGGCTACAAGTTTTGCACAGGCAAAGTATATATTCTATTTTATAGGTGACGGTATGGGAGCCGCTCAAAGACAGATTACAGAGGAGTATAAAAAAGGAGTAATGAAAGAGGATGGAAAACTTCTTATGAATTCACTTCCATTTTCAGCAATAACTACTACATATTCAGCAGATACTCTTATAACAGACTCAGCAGCAGCAGGAACAGCCCTAGCTACTGGACATAAGACAAATAATGGATACATAGCTAAGGATACAAAGGGAAATGATTTGAAAACTCTGTTGGAAATGGCTCAGGAAGATGGAAGAGCAACAGGTTTGGTGACAACAACAAGAATAACTCATGCTACACCAGCAGTATTTGCTTCCCATAACATAGATAGAGATGATGAAAATGGGATAGCATCAGATTATGTAAAAAGTAATGTGGACTATTTTGCAGGTGGAGGATACAGACATTTTACTCCAAAGGATGGAGAACTTTCAAGTAAGAGAAAAGATGACAGAAATCTTGTAAAGGAATTTCAAGAAAAAGGATACAAAACATTTGTAGGACAGAAATCAGCAGGAGATTTTAAGAACTGGGCTCCAAAAGATGGAGAAAAAGTATTTGCAGCCTTTGAAGCTTCTCATATGCCATATGAAATAGACAGAAAGTCTGATAGTCCAAGTCTTAGTGTAATGACTGAAAAAGGAATTGAACTGTTAAAAAAAGATAAAGATGGTTTCTTTATGATGGTAGAGGGTGGAAGAATTGACCATGCTTCACATGCTAATGATGTTATGGGAACAATATATGATACTATAGCTTTTGATGATGCTCTTAAGACAGCTTATAAATTCTACAAAGAAAATCCAAACGATACACTTATAGTAGTAGCTGCAGACCATGAAACTGGAGGTATGGGACTTGGTTTTGGAAATAACTACTTTTTAAAACTTGATGAACTTAAAAATGTAAAAGTATCAGTTGAGGATATTCTTCAAAAAGCTTATACAGGAGATAGAGATGGATTCTTTAAATATATAGCAGATAATATGGGATTAGGAAAATTAACAGATGCAGAAAAAAATAATATAGTAAAAGCTATGGATCTTCAAGATAAAAATAAAGATGCAAGTGAAATGTTTGGAGGATATAGTCCAGTAGCTATAGCAGTTACTCATATAATCTCAGAGAGATCAGGAATGCAGTGGACATCTTATGCACATACAGCTGTACAAGTACCATTGGCAGCAGTTGGAAAAGATTCTCAAAATTTTACAGGTTTTAAAGATAACACAGAAGTAGCTAAACTTATAGGAAAAAGTTTGGGAAAAGAGATAAAATAA
- a CDS encoding GNAT family N-acetyltransferase — protein sequence MEYGEVSFRKGIKADVNAVVELLKERCRWMDRKGIQQWNNEGYLNFYNHDYFSDKADNGELYVAQMEEKIVGMFVLLEKDKRWDDNISSYYLHNFTTDPEIKGLGEIILKYCEEKAAQDGKERFRLDCGIKNKELNDYYESRGFIFAGICNESPYYIGNKREKILK from the coding sequence ATGGAATATGGAGAAGTAAGTTTTAGAAAAGGTATAAAAGCTGATGTAAATGCTGTTGTAGAACTGTTGAAAGAAAGATGCAGATGGATGGACAGAAAAGGAATTCAGCAGTGGAATAATGAGGGATATTTGAATTTTTATAATCATGATTATTTTTCTGATAAAGCAGACAATGGAGAATTATATGTAGCTCAAATGGAAGAAAAGATAGTTGGAATGTTTGTTCTTTTAGAGAAAGATAAAAGATGGGATGATAATATTTCATCATATTATCTCCATAATTTTACTACTGACCCAGAAATAAAGGGGCTTGGAGAAATAATACTAAAATATTGTGAAGAAAAGGCTGCTCAGGATGGAAAAGAGAGATTTCGTTTGGACTGTGGTATAAAAAATAAAGAATTAAATGATTACTATGAAAGCAGAGGATTTATTTTTGCTGGAATATGTAATGAAAGCCCTTATTATATTGGCAATAAAAGAGAAAAAATATTGAAATAA
- a CDS encoding aminopeptidase, producing the protein MNYKKENGWKCIDSREAVFDFSEGYKKFLDGAKTEREFVTEGIKLIEENGFVNAEKKDKLTAGDKIYYVNRGKNLVLAVVGKEDIENGINYVVSHIDSPRLDLKGNPLYEDLDLAYMKTHYYGGIKKYQWASLPLALHGVVVLASGKKVEITIGEKDDDPVFTIPDILPHLSAKIQGERKAGEVIKGEELQIIVGSIPSSIEDKDVKERIKYTVLEILNRDYGMIEEDFISAELELVPAGKCRDLGFDRSMIGGYGQDDRICGYTSMMAIIDLKEIPVRTAVCFLADKEEIGSTGSTGLKSDYINYITGDMIYKIKGIFNEMMLRKALWNSNAMSSDVNAGIDPIFRGVHDAQNAAKIGYGVVVTKYTGARGKSGTNDADAEYVGKIRRMLNDAKVNWQIGELGKVDEGGGGTVAMYLAHLGINTIDIGPALLAMHSPFEVSSKLDVYETYRAYKVFFRN; encoded by the coding sequence ATGAATTACAAAAAAGAAAATGGATGGAAATGTATAGACAGCAGAGAAGCAGTATTTGATTTCTCTGAAGGATACAAGAAATTTCTGGATGGAGCAAAAACTGAAAGAGAATTTGTAACTGAAGGGATAAAACTTATAGAAGAAAACGGATTTGTAAATGCTGAAAAAAAAGATAAATTAACAGCTGGAGATAAGATATATTATGTAAACAGAGGAAAAAATCTTGTTCTTGCTGTTGTAGGCAAAGAAGATATAGAAAATGGAATAAACTATGTAGTATCTCATATAGATTCTCCAAGATTGGATTTAAAAGGAAATCCTTTATACGAAGACCTTGATTTAGCATATATGAAAACTCACTATTATGGAGGAATAAAAAAATATCAATGGGCATCTCTTCCACTGGCTTTACATGGAGTAGTAGTATTAGCTTCAGGAAAGAAAGTTGAGATAACTATTGGAGAAAAGGATGATGATCCTGTATTTACAATTCCTGATATACTGCCTCATCTTTCTGCTAAAATACAAGGAGAGAGAAAAGCTGGTGAAGTAATAAAAGGAGAGGAACTTCAAATAATTGTAGGAAGTATTCCATCATCTATAGAAGATAAAGATGTAAAAGAAAGAATAAAATATACAGTTCTTGAAATATTGAACAGAGATTATGGAATGATAGAAGAAGACTTTATTTCTGCTGAACTGGAATTAGTTCCAGCTGGAAAATGCAGAGATTTAGGATTTGACAGATCAATGATAGGTGGATATGGACAGGATGACAGAATATGCGGATATACTTCTATGATGGCGATAATAGATCTTAAAGAAATTCCAGTAAGAACTGCTGTATGTTTTCTAGCTGATAAGGAAGAAATAGGTTCTACAGGCAGTACAGGACTTAAATCTGATTATATTAACTATATTACAGGAGATATGATATACAAAATAAAAGGAATTTTCAATGAAATGATGCTTAGAAAAGCATTATGGAATTCCAATGCTATGTCATCAGATGTAAATGCAGGAATAGATCCTATATTCAGAGGAGTTCATGATGCTCAAAATGCTGCCAAAATAGGATATGGAGTAGTAGTTACAAAATATACTGGAGCAAGAGGAAAAAGCGGAACTAATGATGCAGATGCAGAATATGTAGGAAAAATAAGAAGAATGCTTAATGATGCCAAAGTCAACTGGCAGATAGGAGAATTAGGAAAAGTAGATGAAGGTGGAGGAGGAACAGTTGCTATGTATCTTGCTCATCTTGGAATCAATACTATTGATATAGGACCAGCTCTGTTGGCTATGCACTCACCTTTTGAAGTTTCGTCTAAACTGGATGTATATGAAACTTACAGAGCTTATAAAGTATTTTTCAGAAATTAA
- a CDS encoding DNA-3-methyladenine glycosylase I, producing MKEIKRCEWAKGELDIKYHDEEWGKPEYKDEKLFEIFILETMQAGLSWSTILRKRENMRKAFDKFDYKVIAEYDDDKKKSLLEDEGIIRNRLKIDALISNAKAFMKIQEEYGSFSKYIWKFTEDKPIVNKWENISEVPAKTEISDKMSKELKKKGFKFAGSTICYAFMQATGMVNDHMVWCSEYRKSKVK from the coding sequence ATGAAAGAAATCAAAAGATGTGAATGGGCAAAAGGGGAGCTTGATATTAAATATCATGATGAAGAATGGGGAAAGCCAGAGTATAAAGATGAAAAGCTTTTTGAGATATTTATTCTGGAAACTATGCAGGCAGGATTGAGCTGGAGCACTATTTTGAGAAAAAGAGAAAATATGAGAAAAGCTTTTGATAAATTTGACTATAAAGTAATTGCTGAATATGATGATGACAAGAAAAAATCTCTTCTGGAAGATGAAGGAATTATTCGTAACAGACTCAAAATAGATGCACTTATCTCCAATGCTAAAGCTTTTATGAAAATACAGGAAGAATATGGGAGCTTCAGCAAATATATATGGAAATTTACAGAAGATAAGCCAATAGTTAATAAATGGGAAAATATTTCTGAAGTTCCAGCTAAGACTGAGATATCTGATAAAATGAGTAAGGAATTGAAGAAAAAGGGATTTAAATTTGCAGGGTCAACTATCTGTTATGCTTTTATGCAGGCTACTGGAATGGTAAATGATCACATGGTATGGTGTAGTGAATATAGGAAGTCTAAAGTTAAATAG
- a CDS encoding class I SAM-dependent methyltransferase produces the protein MNILSKTLFIPFYFKYKESVGEKNIYDAEAVKFFSDNKNRDIINFSELDKDKNSFTGVISRTMLIDDYLRKILEDKEKKFNVFNVGCGLDCRNKRLSLSNVTWTNIDLPEVIEYRNNILPLQPNEKNISADITKTAEWDFIPFENNIFIFEGILMFFEEEKIKELLKNLVKKSKTSWFIIESSPNFSDIKHPSVSSISSEIKFKWGCNDIKSFAEKIDMEYIGSRRMEELLKDRWDYSFFDKLGPEIRDHIVSNCRITLLKNK, from the coding sequence ATGAATATTTTATCAAAAACACTATTTATTCCATTTTATTTCAAATATAAAGAATCTGTTGGAGAAAAAAACATCTATGATGCAGAGGCTGTAAAATTCTTTTCTGATAATAAGAATAGAGATATTATAAATTTTTCAGAACTGGACAAAGATAAAAATTCTTTTACTGGAGTTATATCAAGAACTATGCTGATTGATGACTATTTAAGAAAAATTTTAGAAGATAAAGAAAAGAAATTTAATGTTTTTAATGTTGGATGTGGTCTGGATTGCAGAAACAAGAGACTGTCTCTGTCAAATGTTACATGGACAAATATAGATCTTCCAGAGGTAATTGAGTATAGAAATAATATACTTCCCCTTCAACCTAATGAGAAAAATATAAGTGCAGATATAACAAAAACAGCTGAATGGGATTTTATTCCTTTTGAAAATAATATTTTTATCTTTGAAGGAATATTAATGTTTTTTGAGGAGGAAAAAATAAAAGAACTTTTGAAGAATCTTGTTAAAAAATCAAAAACAAGTTGGTTCATAATAGAAAGTTCACCTAATTTTTCAGATATAAAACATCCTTCTGTCAGCAGTATAAGCAGTGAAATTAAATTTAAATGGGGCTGTAATGATATAAAGAGTTTTGCAGAAAAAATAGATATGGAATATATTGGAAGCAGAAGAATGGAAGAACTTTTAAAAGACAGATGGGACTATAGTTTTTTTGACAAGCTAGGACCTGAAATAAGAGATCATATAGTTTCAAATTGCAGAATAACTCTTTTGAAAAATAAATAA
- a CDS encoding TerD family protein, with translation MSVNLSKGQRVNLDKSITMALIGLGWDTNKYSGGYDFDLDASAFLLGKNEKVLKDEDFIFYNNLTAYNGAVTHTGDNLTGDGDGDDEVIIIDFRKIPQEIHKIAVTVTIHDAAFRRQNFGQVSNAYVRVARMINETDTDGQEVLRFNLMEDFSIETALVVCEIYRHGNDWKFNAVGAGYQNGLKTLCQNYGVNV, from the coding sequence ATGAGTGTAAATTTATCAAAAGGACAACGTGTAAATCTTGATAAAAGTATAACTATGGCATTAATTGGACTAGGTTGGGATACTAATAAATACTCTGGTGGTTATGATTTCGATTTAGATGCTTCAGCATTTTTGCTTGGTAAAAATGAAAAAGTTTTAAAAGATGAAGATTTTATTTTCTATAATAATCTTACTGCTTATAATGGTGCTGTTACTCATACTGGAGATAACTTAACTGGAGATGGTGATGGAGATGATGAAGTGATTATCATTGATTTCAGAAAAATTCCTCAGGAAATACATAAAATAGCTGTAACAGTAACTATTCATGATGCAGCATTCAGAAGGCAGAATTTTGGTCAAGTATCAAATGCTTATGTAAGGGTAGCCAGAATGATAAATGAAACTGATACTGATGGACAAGAAGTGTTGAGATTTAATCTCATGGAGGATTTCTCTATTGAAACAGCATTAGTAGTATGTGAAATTTACAGACATGGAAATGACTGGAAATTCAATGCAGTGGGAGCAGGATATCAGAATGGGCTTAAAACCCTTTGCCAGAATTATGGTGTGAATGTATAA
- a CDS encoding calcium-translocating P-type ATPase, PMCA-type, whose amino-acid sequence MKKRGLTDLEVVASKEKFGSNIITEQETESFFDKLKDNFGDPMIKILCVALIINVIFTFMGQTEWYEPFGIAVAVILATFVSTFSEYRNENAFQKLQEEASRIMCKVYRNNEVTEISINDIVVGDWILLQSGDKIPADGIITDGTIKVDQSVLNGETKEATKKPLPEDYKDEEASMDFLNPYKVFRGAVVCSGNSVMEVTVVGDKSIYGQIASELQIDDDRESPLKLKLGKLADDISKFGYIGGIAIAIALLFQRIVIHNGFEMTRIIAYCSNWMVLVNDLIHAVMLAVIIIVMAVPEGLPLMIAIVSALNMSKMLKDNVLVRKIVGIETAGSLNILFSDKTGTITKGKLETILFVDGSGKETKKYDHISDELKKIFSLNIFKNTNALITGDGDNIKIVGGNATERAILGFVGKNCCDLNVEVCCSLPFNSTNKYSACSVTGDCDITLVKGAPEKLLSKCKYYYTEEGEKKEFNDYDKIENIINELARRAIRVLAFASCEKRIHEDDKEIEDCTLIGIIGIRDEVRPESISAIKEAQGAGIQVVMITGDRKDTAVAIAEEAGLLTKDTDLVYTSDELAQMTDSEIAAQMKNIKVVSRALPSDKSRLVKIAQELNLVVGMTGDGVNDSPALKKADVGFAMGGGTEVAKEASDIVILDDNFMSIEKAILYGRTIFNSIRKFIIFQLTINVAAVMVSFVSPLLGMENPLSITQILWVNLVMDTLAALAFGGEPALKRFMQEKPKRREENIVSSYMWSAIFTGSIWTFILSMFFLLTPQIKALFRPGINNEYLLTGYFTFFIFISVFNAFNARTEKTNLFDNIFENKGFLNIIILIVIVQIIMTYLGGVVLSCYGLTLKEWAVVIIMAFTIIPVDIIRKKFVIKK is encoded by the coding sequence TTGAAAAAGAGGGGATTAACAGATTTAGAAGTTGTAGCATCAAAAGAAAAATTTGGTAGCAATATAATTACAGAACAAGAAACAGAAAGTTTTTTTGATAAATTAAAGGATAACTTTGGCGATCCAATGATAAAAATATTGTGTGTAGCTCTGATTATCAATGTTATTTTTACATTCATGGGGCAAACAGAATGGTATGAACCTTTTGGTATAGCTGTAGCTGTCATACTTGCTACATTTGTTTCTACATTTTCTGAATATAGAAATGAAAATGCTTTCCAGAAGCTTCAAGAAGAAGCTTCAAGAATAATGTGTAAAGTATATAGAAACAATGAAGTAACTGAAATATCTATTAATGATATAGTAGTAGGAGATTGGATCTTACTTCAATCTGGAGATAAGATTCCTGCAGATGGAATAATTACAGATGGAACTATTAAGGTGGATCAATCTGTTTTAAATGGTGAAACTAAGGAAGCCACTAAAAAACCATTGCCAGAAGATTATAAAGATGAAGAGGCTTCAATGGATTTTTTAAATCCATATAAAGTATTCAGAGGTGCAGTTGTCTGTTCTGGGAATTCTGTGATGGAAGTTACTGTAGTTGGAGATAAGAGTATATATGGTCAGATAGCAAGTGAATTACAAATAGATGATGATAGAGAATCTCCATTAAAATTAAAGCTTGGAAAACTTGCAGATGACATCAGTAAATTTGGATATATTGGTGGTATAGCAATAGCAATAGCACTTCTATTTCAAAGAATTGTAATACATAATGGATTTGAAATGACAAGAATTATTGCTTATTGTTCTAACTGGATGGTTTTAGTGAATGACTTAATTCATGCTGTTATGCTTGCTGTTATCATTATAGTTATGGCTGTTCCAGAAGGTCTTCCATTAATGATAGCTATTGTATCAGCATTGAATATGTCAAAAATGCTGAAAGATAATGTATTAGTAAGAAAAATAGTAGGTATTGAAACTGCTGGAAGCTTGAATATCCTTTTTTCAGATAAAACAGGGACTATTACTAAAGGAAAATTAGAGACAATATTATTTGTGGATGGATCTGGTAAGGAAACTAAAAAATATGACCATATTTCTGATGAATTAAAAAAAATATTTTCCCTTAATATATTCAAAAATACAAATGCTCTTATTACAGGAGATGGAGATAATATTAAGATAGTGGGAGGAAATGCTACTGAAAGAGCTATTCTCGGCTTTGTTGGAAAAAACTGTTGTGATTTGAATGTGGAAGTCTGTTGTTCATTGCCGTTTAATAGTACAAATAAATATTCTGCCTGTTCAGTAACTGGTGACTGTGATATTACACTAGTAAAAGGAGCTCCTGAAAAACTTCTTTCAAAATGTAAATATTATTATACTGAAGAAGGAGAGAAAAAAGAGTTTAATGACTATGATAAAATAGAAAATATAATAAATGAGCTTGCCAGAAGAGCTATAAGGGTATTAGCATTTGCAAGCTGTGAGAAAAGAATACATGAGGATGATAAAGAAATTGAAGATTGTACTTTAATTGGTATTATAGGTATTAGGGATGAAGTAAGACCTGAATCTATTTCTGCTATAAAAGAGGCGCAAGGGGCAGGAATACAAGTAGTAATGATAACTGGCGATAGAAAGGATACTGCTGTAGCTATTGCTGAAGAAGCTGGACTTCTTACTAAAGATACAGATTTAGTTTATACTTCTGATGAACTAGCTCAAATGACAGATAGTGAGATTGCTGCTCAAATGAAAAATATTAAAGTAGTCTCAAGAGCTTTGCCAAGTGATAAATCTAGACTTGTAAAAATAGCTCAAGAGTTGAATCTTGTAGTAGGAATGACAGGAGATGGAGTTAATGATTCTCCTGCCTTGAAAAAAGCTGATGTTGGATTTGCTATGGGTGGTGGTACAGAAGTAGCTAAAGAAGCTTCAGATATTGTTATACTAGATGATAACTTTATGTCTATTGAAAAAGCTATTCTTTATGGAAGAACAATTTTCAATTCTATTAGGAAATTTATAATATTTCAGCTTACAATCAATGTAGCTGCAGTAATGGTATCATTTGTTTCCCCTTTACTTGGAATGGAAAATCCTCTTTCAATTACTCAGATTTTATGGGTAAATTTAGTTATGGATACTTTAGCAGCTCTGGCATTTGGTGGAGAACCAGCTTTGAAAAGATTTATGCAGGAAAAACCTAAACGCAGAGAAGAAAATATTGTCAGTAGTTATATGTGGAGTGCTATATTCACTGGAAGTATTTGGACATTTATATTAAGTATGTTCTTCCTTCTTACTCCACAAATAAAGGCTTTATTTAGACCAGGAATAAATAATGAATATCTTCTAACTGGGTATTTTACTTTCTTTATATTTATATCTGTTTTTAATGCTTTTAATGCTAGAACGGAGAAAACTAATTTATTTGATAATATTTTTGAAAATAAAGGATTCCTTAATATAATTATTCTTATTGTTATTGTACAAATTATTATGACATACTTAGGTGGAGTTGTTTTAAGTTGCTATGGACTAACTTTAAAAGAATGGGCAGTAGTAATTATTATGGCATTCACTATTATACCAGTTGATATAATAAGAAAAAAATTTGTAATAAAAAAATAG
- a CDS encoding HAD hydrolase family protein, with the protein MKIFTTDLDNTLIYSYKRDIGKDKILVETKNGKKLSYMSKISHELLKEVNFIPITTRSLEQYQRIKFFENYQPQYALVANGGILLYRGETVSEWYQKSLEISKKSMKELEKGMKLLTEDENIYFEVRKVDELFIFTKGFNIEIVIKKLKDNLNQELVDIHNHGEKLYIFPKELNKGTSLERLKNFLEADTVICAGDSEMDIPMLEKANISIFPEQLKIFLSSQGEQYVISEKELFSDKVLQIVKKFQE; encoded by the coding sequence ATGAAAATTTTTACAACAGATTTGGATAATACTTTAATATATTCATATAAAAGAGATATAGGAAAAGATAAAATACTTGTAGAAACAAAAAATGGGAAAAAACTTTCTTATATGTCAAAAATTTCCCATGAATTGTTAAAAGAAGTGAATTTTATTCCTATAACAACACGCTCTCTGGAGCAATATCAAAGGATAAAATTTTTTGAAAATTATCAGCCACAGTATGCTCTTGTAGCTAATGGGGGAATTCTCCTATATAGAGGGGAAACTGTCAGTGAATGGTATCAAAAATCATTAGAAATATCAAAAAAATCTATGAAAGAACTGGAAAAAGGAATGAAACTGCTAACAGAAGATGAGAATATATATTTTGAAGTTAGAAAAGTAGATGAACTTTTTATTTTTACTAAAGGTTTTAATATAGAAATAGTCATAAAAAAATTAAAAGATAATCTAAATCAAGAACTTGTAGATATACATAATCATGGAGAAAAATTATATATATTTCCTAAAGAACTGAATAAAGGAACTTCTTTAGAAAGATTAAAAAATTTTTTAGAAGCTGATACAGTAATCTGTGCAGGAGATAGCGAAATGGATATTCCAATGTTAGAAAAAGCAAATATATCTATTTTTCCTGAACAGTTAAAAATTTTTTTATCCAGTCAGGGAGAACAATATGTTATATCTGAAAAAGAACTTTTTTCAGATAAAGTGCTGCAAATAGTAAAAAAATTTCAAGAATAG
- a CDS encoding ATP-grasp domain-containing protein — protein sequence MKKVIIWFNHWFSTAYHMVNMIKEDSKTEFYVIGTNGNEENVMKTVCDYWEKEPDILSDEEYVQYCLEFCQKHSINIFIPRKKQLYIVKNIKRFEDISVKVLAERNFEKMKQLNNKKNTYELFKMLKIGNIPEYYIVNTAEKFIEAYKKLKINYKKICFKFVEDEGAVSFRVIDDSIKDADIFLVRKGLKVTSEEVYNSLKKRENAAEMMLMPYLESEEVSVDCLKTKNGLIAIPRIKTLTRTEIIRYDKEILDICEDFFNKYGLEHPCNIQFRYSNGIPYLLEINTRMSGGIHYTCLAAGINIPNIAVNQLLGIDKNWKIDKKEKKVSYIEMPVLI from the coding sequence ATGAAAAAAGTCATTATTTGGTTCAATCACTGGTTTAGTACTGCCTATCACATGGTTAATATGATAAAAGAAGACAGCAAGACGGAATTTTATGTAATAGGTACTAATGGAAATGAAGAAAATGTTATGAAAACAGTGTGTGATTATTGGGAAAAAGAACCTGATATTTTAAGTGATGAAGAATATGTGCAGTATTGTTTAGAGTTTTGTCAGAAACATTCTATAAATATATTTATTCCAAGAAAAAAGCAGCTTTACATAGTTAAAAATATAAAAAGGTTTGAGGATATATCTGTTAAGGTTCTTGCAGAAAGAAATTTTGAAAAAATGAAACAACTTAACAATAAAAAGAATACATATGAATTATTCAAAATGTTAAAAATTGGAAATATTCCTGAATATTACATAGTGAATACTGCTGAAAAATTTATTGAGGCTTATAAAAAACTAAAAATAAATTATAAAAAAATATGTTTTAAATTTGTTGAAGATGAAGGGGCTGTAAGTTTTAGAGTAATAGATGATTCTATAAAGGATGCTGATATTTTTTTAGTAAGAAAAGGACTTAAAGTTACATCAGAAGAAGTATATAATTCTTTAAAGAAAAGAGAGAATGCTGCTGAAATGATGCTGATGCCATATCTTGAAAGTGAAGAAGTAAGTGTAGATTGTTTAAAAACAAAAAATGGCTTAATTGCTATTCCAAGAATAAAAACACTAACAAGAACAGAAATAATAAGATATGACAAAGAAATTTTAGATATATGTGAAGATTTTTTTAATAAATATGGATTGGAACATCCCTGTAATATTCAATTTAGATATAGCAATGGTATTCCTTATTTATTAGAAATAAATACCAGAATGTCTGGAGGAATACATTATACATGTCTTGCAGCAGGTATCAATATTCCTAATATAGCTGTAAATCAACTTTTAGGTATAGATAAAAATTGGAAAATTGATAAAAAAGAAAAAAAAGTATCTTATATAGAGATGCCTGTACTTATTTGA